The following coding sequences lie in one Arachis stenosperma cultivar V10309 chromosome 5, arast.V10309.gnm1.PFL2, whole genome shotgun sequence genomic window:
- the LOC130979878 gene encoding S-adenosylmethionine decarboxylase proenzyme, which translates to MAMAVPVSAIGFEGYEKRLEICFSRPGLFSDPGGKGLRSLTKSQLDEILAPAECTIVSSLSSEDVDSYVLSESSLFVYPYKIIIKTCGTTKLLLSIPPILRLAETLSLNVKSVRYTRGSFIFPGAQSFPHRSFSEEVAILDSHFGKLGSGSMAYVMGGGIDKPQKWHVYSASAESVSPCDSVYTLEMCMTGLDREKALVFYKEPSGSAARMTVNSGIRKILPDSDICDFEFEPCGYSMNSVEGAAVSTIHVTPEDGFSYASFETVGYDLKVVNLNVLVESVLACFQPTEFSMAVHVDCSSKSFEQSCLLDVKGYYREERSHEGIGMGGSVVYQKFVKTSDCGSPRSTLKCWKDEEEEE; encoded by the coding sequence ATGGCCATGGCAGTGCCAGTTTCTGCTATTGGTTTTGAAGGCTACGAAAAGAGGTTGGAAATATGCTTTTCCCGCCCTGGACTCTTTTCTGACCCTGGAGGAAAGGGTCTAAGGTCTCTCACCAAGTCCCAGTTGGATGAGATTCTTGCTCCAGCTGAGTGCACCATTGTTTCTTCGCTTTCAAGCGAGGACGTTGACTCCTATGTTCTTTCTGAGTCAAGCCTCTTCGTTTATCCCTACAAGATTATCATCAAAACTTGTGGTACTACTAAGTTATTGCTTTCAATCCCACCCATATTGCGGTTGGCCGAGACCCTTTCACTTAATGTCAAATCTGTGAGGTATACCCGAGGAAGTTTCATTTTTCCTGGTGCCCAGTCCTTCCCACACCGCAGCTTCTCCGAAGAAGTTGCCATTCTGGATAGCCATTTTGGGAAGCTTGGTTCAGGCAGCATGGCTTACGTTATGGGCGGTGGCATAGACAAACCACAGAAATGGCATGTTTACTCTGCTTCTGCAGAATCTGTGAGCCCATGCGACTCTGTCTACACACTTGAAATGTGCATGACTGGATTGGACAGAGAGAAAGCACTTGTTTTCTACAAGGAACCATCTGGTTCAGCAGCGCGGATGACGGTTAATTCTGGCATCAGAAAGATCCTTCCTGATTCTGATATATGCGACTTTGAATTTGAACCTTGCGGTTATTCAATGAATTCTGTCGAAGGTGCTGCTGTTTCTACCATTCATGTTACTCCAGAAGATGGTTTCAGCTATGCAAGCTTTGAAACAGTGGGATATGATTTGAAAGTGGTCAATCTGAACGTTCTAGTTGAGAGTGTGTTGGCATGCTTCCAACCTACTGAGTTTTCGATGGCGGTTCATGTTGACTGTTCAAGCAAGTCATTTGAGCAGAGCTGTTTGCTGGATGTTAAGGGATACTATCGTGAAGAGAGGAGCCACGAGGGGATTGGAATGGGTGGTTCTGTTGTCTATCAGAAGTTCGTCAAGACTTCTGATTGTGGTTCACCTAGATCAACTCTGAAGTGCTGgaaagatgaagaggaagaggagtaG